In Pseudomonas fluorescens, one genomic interval encodes:
- a CDS encoding MFS transporter — protein sequence MSPLIRLSACFVALMMAMGIGRFALTPQLPHLLSEGQVDLTAAGLIAAANYLGYLLGAVDAMFAHRPQQVQRRLHGGLWLCVLLTLASFWANGFWAHLLLRFSTGVASAWVLVMITALSQPLAAAAGRPRLGALVFAGPGLGIFLTGLLALFSHLLNQTSATLWLIYAAVALVMLLGIVRILPQPGVHTPVATLNVNHSNRGIPRLAAVYALYGVGYIIPATFLSQMANAQFHGQWQADLFWPCFGLGAAIGVLLVSLRRHDPNTTRHWLTATLWLQALGVFACLLGSGYGLALGVVLCGMPFLACMQLVMQRSRELAPHTTQRNAGLLTACFAVGQLSGPLLAALSSHFSGGLQPALIIAGSGLLIAGGLALQSVSAGRGLCANADAPTAQR from the coding sequence ATGTCGCCACTGATTCGCTTATCCGCCTGTTTCGTCGCCCTGATGATGGCCATGGGCATCGGGCGTTTCGCCCTCACCCCGCAACTGCCGCACCTGCTCAGCGAAGGTCAGGTCGACCTGACGGCCGCCGGTCTGATTGCTGCGGCCAACTACCTCGGTTACCTGCTGGGCGCGGTGGACGCGATGTTCGCCCACCGTCCGCAGCAAGTGCAGCGCCGGTTGCATGGCGGTTTGTGGCTGTGTGTGCTGCTGACCCTGGCATCGTTCTGGGCCAACGGCTTCTGGGCGCATTTGCTGCTGCGCTTCAGTACCGGGGTGGCGAGTGCCTGGGTGCTGGTGATGATCACCGCATTGAGTCAGCCTCTGGCAGCGGCGGCAGGTCGGCCACGGCTGGGTGCGCTGGTATTTGCCGGTCCCGGACTGGGAATTTTTCTGACCGGGCTGCTGGCACTGTTCTCACATCTGCTGAATCAGACCTCTGCCACCTTGTGGCTGATCTATGCCGCCGTGGCGCTGGTGATGTTGCTGGGGATCGTGCGGATCCTGCCGCAACCGGGCGTGCACACACCGGTCGCCACCCTCAACGTCAACCATTCGAATCGCGGCATCCCGCGACTGGCGGCGGTGTATGCGTTATATGGCGTGGGTTACATCATCCCGGCCACGTTTCTCTCGCAAATGGCCAACGCGCAATTTCACGGGCAATGGCAGGCCGACCTGTTCTGGCCGTGCTTCGGTCTTGGTGCGGCGATTGGCGTGCTGTTGGTGAGCCTGCGTCGCCATGATCCGAACACCACACGGCACTGGCTGACCGCCACCCTGTGGTTGCAGGCGCTCGGGGTCTTCGCCTGTCTGTTGGGCAGTGGTTATGGCTTGGCGCTGGGGGTGGTGTTGTGCGGCATGCCGTTCCTGGCCTGCATGCAACTGGTGATGCAACGTTCGCGAGAACTGGCGCCGCACACAACTCAGCGCAACGCCGGACTGCTGACCGCATGCTTCGCCGTCGGCCAGCTCAGCGGCCCGTTACTGGCGGCGCTGAGCAGCCATTTCAGCGGTGGTCTGCAACCG
- the ptrR gene encoding putrescine utilization regulator PtrR, which produces MEFSQLRIFQAVAEEGSITRAAERLHRVPSNLSTRLKQLEEQLGVELFVRERQRLQLSPAGKVLLDYTGKLFALRDQASAAVMGGQPAGDFVLGTLYSTAAIHLPALLARYHKQYPAVNLQVQSGPSGELLEGLVSGRLDAALVDGPPQLAGIDGVPLCDERLVLISEADHPPIRSAKEVEGRAVFTFRHGCAYRARLEAWFVHYQAAMGRAMEIESYQGMLACVIAGSGVALMSESMLASLPGRESVAVHPLAEPFASATTWLMWRKGMVGANLNAWIEQQQALYSVASSETRQTA; this is translated from the coding sequence GTGGAGTTCAGCCAATTGCGGATCTTTCAGGCAGTCGCCGAAGAAGGTTCGATCACCCGCGCAGCAGAACGCCTGCACCGAGTGCCGTCCAACCTGTCGACCCGACTCAAGCAACTGGAAGAGCAATTGGGCGTCGAACTTTTCGTTCGTGAGCGTCAGCGTTTGCAGTTATCACCTGCGGGAAAAGTCCTGCTGGACTACACCGGCAAGCTGTTCGCCCTGCGCGATCAGGCCAGTGCAGCGGTGATGGGCGGGCAGCCGGCCGGGGATTTTGTCCTCGGCACGCTGTACAGCACCGCGGCGATCCATTTGCCGGCGTTGCTGGCGCGCTATCACAAGCAATACCCGGCGGTGAATCTGCAAGTGCAGTCCGGACCCAGCGGCGAATTGCTCGAAGGCCTGGTCTCCGGGCGCCTCGATGCGGCGCTGGTGGACGGCCCGCCGCAACTCGCCGGGATCGACGGCGTGCCGCTGTGCGACGAGCGTCTGGTGCTGATCAGCGAAGCCGACCACCCGCCGATCCGCAGCGCCAAGGAGGTCGAGGGCAGGGCGGTATTCACCTTTCGTCATGGTTGCGCCTACCGCGCGCGGCTGGAGGCGTGGTTCGTTCACTATCAGGCGGCGATGGGCCGGGCGATGGAGATCGAGTCGTATCAGGGCATGCTCGCCTGCGTGATTGCCGGCAGCGGTGTGGCATTAATGTCGGAGTCGATGCTCGCCAGTCTGCCGGGGCGCGAGAGCGTTGCAGTGCACCCGTTGGCCGAACCGTTTGCCAGTGCGACAACATGGCTCATGTGGCGCAAGGGCATGGTCGGGGCCAACCTCAATGCCTGGATTGAACAGCAGCAAGCGCTCTATTCCGTGGCATCGAGTGAAACCCGGCAGACGGCGTGA
- a CDS encoding PA1414 family protein, producing MKEKIQNWLHDLGVALGLIEPPLQPVPIRTDDEQRRRQPRRR from the coding sequence ATGAAAGAGAAAATTCAGAACTGGCTGCACGATTTGGGTGTTGCCCTCGGCTTGATCGAACCGCCTCTGCAACCCGTACCGATCCGCACCGATGACGAACAGCGCCGGCGTCAGCCTCGCCGGCGGTAG
- a CDS encoding phosphopantetheine-containing protein: MRRAAVRAAVHRYIRRLLESREFNDDTSLVQLGLEKADIEDLIFHLEDEFGLTAFTAEEDHILKTAKTANDLSRFLLEIGRHGEGL; the protein is encoded by the coding sequence ATGAGAAGAGCTGCCGTGCGTGCTGCGGTGCACCGATACATTCGGCGCCTGCTGGAATCCCGCGAATTCAACGACGACACCAGTCTGGTGCAGTTAGGGCTGGAGAAGGCAGATATCGAAGATCTGATATTTCATCTGGAAGATGAGTTCGGACTGACGGCGTTCACGGCCGAAGAGGATCACATACTCAAGACCGCGAAGACCGCGAATGACCTGAGTCGATTTCTGCTGGAGATCGGGCGACACGGAGAAGGGTTATAA
- a CDS encoding MBL fold metallo-hydrolase: MKIVSRDQWFEVQHLSDGIRLIHEPYIRPFYRCNLWHVQGRDKDLLLDSGSGLVSLREQLPWITERPLVAVASHCHFDHIAGHHEFAERLVHPAEADILAAPDGENDLSRAFVGDDMFEAHPDCPLCYAEYRVKAAPATGFVEDGDVLDLGNRTLQVLHTPGHSPGGISLYEAATETLFSGDIIYDGPLIEDAYHSNLQDYAASLRRLQALPIRTVHGGHFGSFSGGHLRSMIDEWLRRHA, encoded by the coding sequence ATGAAGATCGTTTCGCGCGATCAGTGGTTCGAAGTTCAGCACTTGAGCGACGGCATCCGGTTGATCCATGAGCCGTATATCCGCCCGTTCTACCGCTGCAATTTGTGGCACGTGCAGGGGCGCGACAAAGACTTGTTGCTCGACAGCGGCTCGGGGCTGGTCAGCCTGCGCGAGCAGTTACCGTGGATTACCGAGCGGCCATTGGTGGCGGTGGCCAGTCATTGCCACTTCGACCACATTGCCGGGCATCACGAATTCGCCGAGCGCCTGGTGCATCCTGCCGAGGCCGACATCCTCGCCGCGCCGGACGGCGAGAATGACCTGAGCCGGGCCTTCGTCGGCGACGACATGTTCGAGGCGCACCCGGATTGCCCGCTTTGCTACGCCGAATACCGGGTGAAGGCCGCGCCGGCCACCGGTTTTGTCGAGGATGGCGATGTGCTGGATCTGGGCAACCGCACCCTGCAAGTGCTGCACACGCCGGGGCATTCGCCCGGCGGGATCAGCCTGTATGAGGCGGCCACCGAAACGTTATTCAGCGGCGACATCATCTACGACGGGCCGCTGATCGAAGACGCTTACCACTCCAATCTGCAGGATTACGCGGCCAGTCTGCGGCGTTTGCAGGCGCTGCCGATCCGCACCGTGCATGGCGGACATTTCGGCAGTTTTTCCGGCGGGCATTTGCGTTCGATGATTGACGAATGGTTGCGTCGACACGCTTGA
- a CDS encoding sodium:solute symporter, producing MALDLFVVLIYAAGMLLLGYYGMRKAKTNEDFLVAGRNLGPSLYMGTMAATVLGGASTVGTVRLGYVHGISGFWLCAALGCGIVALNLFLAKPLLKLKIYTVTQVLEKRYNPMARSASAAIMLAYALMIGVTSILAIGTVLQVLFGLPFWISVLLGGGVVVIYSAIGGMWSLTLTDIVQFIIKTVGLMFILLPICLYRVGGWDELVLKLPAAAFNFTTIGWDTIITYFMIYFFGILIGQDIWQRVFTVKTAKVAQYAGSIAGIYCILYGLACALIGMAAHVLIPDLDNVNNAFAAIVKLSLPDGIRGLVIAAALAAMMSTASAGLLAAATTLTEDLLPKLRGGKQSSLAINRLFTLLTGVVVLGIALVVNDVISALTLAYNLLVGGMLIPLIGAIFWKRATTAGAIASMGLGFATALLFMFKDGLDANTPIYYSLAVGLVSFVVVSLVSPRPATVASAI from the coding sequence ATGGCTTTGGATTTATTCGTCGTCCTCATCTACGCCGCCGGCATGCTGTTGCTCGGCTACTACGGCATGCGCAAGGCCAAGACCAACGAGGATTTTCTGGTCGCCGGGCGTAACCTGGGCCCAAGCCTGTACATGGGCACCATGGCCGCGACCGTACTGGGTGGCGCGTCCACCGTCGGCACCGTGCGTCTGGGCTACGTGCATGGCATCTCCGGTTTCTGGCTGTGTGCGGCGCTGGGTTGCGGCATCGTCGCGCTGAACCTGTTTCTCGCCAAACCGCTGCTGAAACTGAAGATCTACACCGTTACCCAGGTGCTGGAAAAACGCTATAACCCGATGGCCCGCTCGGCGAGCGCGGCCATCATGCTGGCCTACGCGCTGATGATCGGCGTGACCTCGATCCTGGCGATCGGCACCGTGCTGCAAGTGCTGTTCGGCCTGCCATTCTGGATCTCGGTGCTGCTCGGCGGTGGCGTGGTGGTGATCTACTCGGCGATCGGCGGCATGTGGTCGCTGACCCTGACCGACATCGTCCAGTTCATCATCAAGACCGTGGGCCTGATGTTCATCCTGTTGCCGATCTGCCTGTACCGCGTCGGCGGCTGGGACGAACTGGTGCTGAAGCTGCCGGCAGCGGCGTTCAACTTCACCACCATCGGTTGGGACACGATCATCACCTACTTCATGATCTACTTCTTCGGCATCCTCATCGGTCAGGACATCTGGCAACGGGTGTTCACCGTCAAGACCGCCAAAGTCGCCCAGTACGCCGGCAGCATCGCCGGTATCTACTGCATCCTCTACGGTCTGGCCTGCGCGCTGATCGGCATGGCCGCGCACGTACTGATCCCGGATCTGGACAACGTCAACAACGCCTTCGCCGCCATCGTCAAACTGTCGCTGCCGGACGGCATCCGTGGTCTGGTGATCGCTGCTGCTCTGGCGGCGATGATGTCCACCGCCAGCGCCGGCCTGCTGGCTGCTGCCACCACGCTGACTGAAGACCTGCTGCCGAAACTGCGCGGCGGCAAACAGTCGAGCCTGGCGATCAACCGCCTGTTCACCCTGCTCACCGGTGTCGTGGTGCTGGGTATCGCGTTGGTGGTGAATGACGTGATCAGCGCCCTGACCCTGGCGTACAACCTGCTGGTGGGCGGCATGCTGATTCCGCTGATCGGTGCGATCTTCTGGAAACGCGCGACCACCGCCGGCGCCATCGCCAGCATGGGCCTGGGTTTTGCCACCGCGCTGCTGTTCATGTTCAAGGACGGTCTGGATGCCAACACGCCGATCTACTACAGCCTGGCTGTGGGGCTGGTGAGTTTTGTGGTGGTCAGCCTGGTCTCCCCTCGCCCGGCGACGGTGGCGAGTGCGATCTAA
- a CDS encoding purine-cytosine permease family protein, with protein MNNNNNDQSLTQIETHGVEQIPDHERTAGPTDLFRMIFGGSNTFATAVLGSFPVLFGLSFQAGVWAIVSGVLLGSLILAPMGLFGPLNGTNNAVSSGAHFGVHGRIVGSFLSLLTAIAFFSLSVWSSGDALIGGAKRLIGLPETDLTLGLAYGLFAILVLTVCIYGFRFLLWVNKIAVWSASLLFLLGIFAFAGPFDVNYAGTVNLGQPGFWAAFIGAALVAMSNPISFGAFLGDWSRYIPRDTSKQRIMAAVVLSQIATFIPFLFGLSTATIVAIKAPDYIAANNYVGGLLAVSPSWFFLPVCLIAVIGGMSTGTTSLYGTGLDMSSVFPRVLSRVKATLLIGVLSIAFIFIGRFAANLVQSVSTFAVLIITCTTPWMVIMIIGLLVRRGFYCPDDLQVFTRGEQGGRYWFNHGWNWRGLGAWIPSAAVGLCFVNLPGQFVGPLGEMAGGIDISLPVTLGLASVVYLTLLSLFPEPREVFGPKDARRKAAETPELRQAA; from the coding sequence ATGAATAACAACAACAACGACCAAAGCCTTACGCAAATTGAAACCCACGGGGTCGAACAGATCCCGGACCACGAACGTACCGCAGGCCCGACGGATTTGTTCCGGATGATCTTCGGTGGTTCCAATACCTTTGCCACCGCCGTGCTCGGCAGTTTCCCGGTGCTGTTCGGTCTGTCGTTTCAGGCCGGTGTCTGGGCGATTGTGTCGGGCGTGCTGCTCGGCTCGCTGATCCTCGCCCCGATGGGCCTGTTCGGCCCGCTCAACGGCACCAACAATGCCGTGTCCTCGGGTGCTCACTTCGGCGTGCACGGGCGGATCGTCGGTTCGTTCCTGTCGCTGTTGACCGCCATCGCATTCTTCTCGCTCTCGGTGTGGAGTTCGGGCGATGCGTTGATCGGGGGTGCGAAACGCCTGATCGGTCTGCCGGAAACCGACCTGACCCTGGGCCTGGCCTACGGCCTGTTCGCGATTCTGGTGCTGACCGTGTGCATCTACGGCTTCCGCTTTCTGCTGTGGGTGAACAAGATCGCGGTGTGGAGCGCCAGCCTGTTGTTCCTGCTGGGCATCTTCGCCTTCGCCGGTCCTTTCGACGTCAACTACGCCGGCACGGTAAACCTCGGTCAACCGGGCTTCTGGGCGGCGTTCATCGGCGCGGCGCTGGTCGCGATGAGCAACCCGATCTCGTTCGGTGCGTTCCTCGGCGACTGGTCGCGCTACATTCCGCGTGACACCTCCAAGCAGCGGATCATGGCCGCAGTGGTGCTGTCGCAGATCGCCACGTTCATCCCGTTCCTGTTCGGCCTGAGCACCGCGACCATCGTCGCGATCAAGGCGCCGGACTACATCGCGGCGAACAACTATGTGGGCGGCCTGCTGGCGGTATCGCCGAGCTGGTTCTTCCTGCCGGTGTGCCTGATTGCGGTGATCGGCGGCATGTCTACCGGCACCACCTCGCTGTATGGCACCGGGCTGGACATGTCCAGCGTGTTCCCACGGGTGCTGTCGCGGGTCAAGGCGACGCTGCTGATCGGCGTGCTGTCGATTGCCTTCATCTTCATCGGGCGCTTCGCGGCGAACCTAGTGCAGAGCGTGTCGACCTTCGCCGTGCTGATCATCACCTGCACCACCCCGTGGATGGTGATCATGATCATCGGCCTGCTGGTGCGTCGCGGCTTCTACTGCCCGGACGACCTGCAAGTGTTCACTCGCGGCGAGCAAGGCGGACGCTACTGGTTCAATCACGGCTGGAACTGGCGTGGTCTGGGCGCATGGATCCCGAGCGCGGCGGTCGGCCTGTGCTTCGTCAACCTGCCGGGGCAGTTCGTCGGCCCGTTGGGTGAAATGGCCGGCGGCATCGACATCAGTTTGCCGGTGACCCTGGGCCTGGCTTCGGTGGTGTACCTGACGCTGCTGAGCCTGTTCCCGGAACCGCGGGAGGTGTTCGGGCCCAAGGATGCCCGCCGCAAAGCCGCAGAAACACCTGAACTGCGTCAGGCCGCCTGA
- a CDS encoding YybH family protein, translated as MNEREQVLQAAADLVSAFARNDREAYFGAFSADASFVFYTLEQPLLSRDAYQALWDSWRAEDGFEVLSCTSSNAFVSLQGDVAVFIHDVATELRMQGEQHFSQERETIVFKKQASSLEQQGHWLACHEHLSAMPEGLPSP; from the coding sequence ATGAACGAACGTGAGCAGGTATTGCAAGCGGCTGCCGATCTGGTGTCCGCCTTCGCTCGTAACGATCGCGAGGCTTATTTCGGCGCGTTCAGCGCCGACGCAAGCTTCGTGTTTTACACCCTCGAACAGCCGCTGCTGTCGCGCGATGCCTACCAGGCTTTGTGGGACAGCTGGCGCGCCGAGGATGGCTTTGAAGTGCTGTCGTGCACTTCGAGCAACGCCTTCGTCAGCCTGCAAGGTGACGTGGCGGTGTTTATCCATGACGTGGCCACCGAGCTGCGCATGCAAGGGGAGCAACATTTCAGCCAGGAGCGCGAGACGATTGTTTTCAAGAAACAAGCGTCGAGCCTAGAACAACAAGGCCATTGGCTGGCCTGCCACGAACATTTGTCCGCAATGCCGGAAGGGCTGCCATCCCCTTAG
- the speB gene encoding agmatinase: MDKILHQPLGGNEMPRFGGIATMLRLPHVPTAAGLDAAFVGVPLDIGTSLRPGTRFGPRDIRTESVMIRPYNMATGAAPFDSLSVADIGDVAINTFNLLDAVRIIEEAYDNILEHNVIPMTLGGDHTITLPILRAIHKKHGKVGLVHIDAHADVNDHMFGEKIAHGTTFRRAVEEGLLDCDRVVQIGLRAQGYTADDFNWSRDQGFRVVQAEECWHKSLAPLMAEVREKVGGGPVYLSFDIDGIDPAWAPGTGTPEIGGLTTIQAIEIVRGCQGLDLIGCDLVEVSPAYDTTGNTSLLAANLLYEMLCVLPGVVHR; the protein is encoded by the coding sequence GTGGACAAGATTCTTCACCAACCACTGGGCGGCAACGAAATGCCGCGCTTCGGCGGCATCGCCACCATGCTCCGACTTCCCCATGTACCGACCGCTGCCGGCCTGGACGCTGCCTTCGTTGGCGTGCCACTGGACATCGGTACTTCGCTGCGCCCCGGCACCCGCTTCGGGCCGCGCGACATCCGCACCGAATCGGTGATGATCCGCCCGTACAACATGGCCACCGGCGCCGCGCCGTTCGACTCGCTGTCGGTCGCCGACATCGGTGACGTGGCGATCAACACCTTCAACCTGCTCGACGCCGTGCGCATCATCGAAGAAGCCTACGACAACATCCTCGAGCACAACGTGATCCCGATGACCCTGGGTGGCGACCACACCATCACCCTGCCGATCCTACGTGCCATCCATAAAAAGCACGGCAAGGTCGGTCTGGTGCACATCGATGCCCACGCTGACGTCAACGATCACATGTTCGGCGAGAAGATCGCTCACGGCACGACCTTCCGTCGCGCCGTCGAAGAAGGTCTTCTGGACTGCGACCGCGTGGTGCAGATTGGTTTGCGCGCGCAGGGTTACACCGCTGACGACTTCAACTGGAGCCGCGATCAGGGTTTCCGCGTGGTGCAGGCCGAAGAGTGCTGGCACAAATCGCTGGCGCCGCTGATGGCCGAAGTGCGCGAGAAAGTCGGCGGCGGCCCGGTGTACCTGAGCTTCGACATCGACGGTATCGACCCGGCCTGGGCACCAGGCACCGGCACCCCGGAAATCGGTGGTCTGACGACCATTCAGGCGATTGAAATCGTACGCGGCTGCCAGGGCCTCGACCTGATCGGCTGCGATCTGGTAGAAGTCTCGCCGGCTTACGACACCACCGGCAACACCTCGCTGCTGGCCGCCAACCTGCTGTACGAAATGCTCTGCGTACTGCCTGGCGTGGTTCACCGCTGA
- a CDS encoding LysR family transcriptional regulator yields the protein MANALPDLKLLRIFVSVVRHQGFANAQQELNLSTSAISTYMSQLEAALGLVLCHRGRGGFSLTSKGELFHQETLRLLAELEGFEQYAAALKGELRGTLNLGVIDSTVSDKALPFAEAIGAYSQEHPAVHLHLSVMSPYELQLGVQDNRLDLAIGAFSTRMSGLVYMPLYREQHWLYCSSRHPLFNERRIPEQVITQQRMVGRGYWSQAELARHGFKHSAATVESMEAQLILVLSGAYIGYLPEHYAQAWADKGDLRVLLPATFGYQAPFSMIMRRGRSREPLIQTFRDLLKAQLNQA from the coding sequence ATGGCCAACGCTTTACCCGACCTGAAACTATTGCGCATCTTCGTCAGCGTGGTTCGCCATCAGGGTTTTGCCAATGCGCAGCAGGAACTCAACCTGTCGACCTCGGCGATCAGCACTTACATGAGCCAGCTCGAAGCGGCGCTCGGTCTGGTGCTGTGCCATCGCGGACGCGGTGGATTCAGCCTGACCAGCAAGGGCGAGCTGTTCCATCAGGAAACCCTGCGCCTGCTCGCCGAACTCGAAGGTTTCGAGCAATACGCCGCGGCGCTCAAGGGCGAACTGCGCGGTACGCTCAACCTCGGGGTGATCGACTCCACCGTCAGCGACAAGGCCTTGCCGTTCGCCGAGGCCATTGGCGCCTACAGTCAGGAACACCCGGCGGTGCATTTGCATCTGTCGGTGATGAGCCCGTACGAACTGCAACTCGGCGTGCAGGACAATCGACTCGATCTTGCCATCGGTGCGTTTTCCACGCGCATGAGCGGTCTGGTGTACATGCCGCTGTACCGCGAGCAGCACTGGCTGTATTGCAGCAGCCGGCACCCGCTGTTCAACGAACGGCGGATCCCCGAGCAGGTCATCACCCAGCAACGCATGGTCGGCCGTGGTTACTGGAGCCAGGCAGAGCTGGCCCGCCACGGTTTCAAGCACAGCGCGGCGACCGTGGAAAGTATGGAAGCGCAGCTGATTCTGGTGCTGTCCGGCGCTTACATCGGTTACTTGCCAGAACACTACGCCCAAGCCTGGGCCGACAAGGGCGACCTGCGCGTGTTGCTGCCGGCGACCTTCGGTTATCAGGCGCCGTTTTCGATGATCATGCGCCGGGGCCGCAGTCGCGAGCCGCTGATACAGACCTTCCGTGATTTGCTCAAAGCGCAGTTGAATCAGGCGTAA